Genomic window (Flavobacterium oreochromis):
TTAAAATTTAATCCTAGCGATACTGCGGTAATTGAAAGAGTTAATAATTTAATATGGTGGGTTTCAGAAAACCTTTGCAATAAGACTTTGTCGGTTGATACTCATGGCTATGTCTTTAAGAACTTTTCGAGAAAAGGATTTTTTTGTACAGAATATTTAAGTACTCAAAATAAGCAAAGAATTCTCTATATTATGGAAAAAGAGTTTGCTGATTGGAATGTTTTTTGGAAACCAGCTTATAATTATACGACCCAAACGACAGAAGGTGTTATTAATACAGATGATGTTTATAATAAATTAGATGCGCTTATTCCTTTAATAAAATGTTTCCCAACTGAAGAGGAACAGTACCGTTATATGTTAACTTTGAGCCGATTTGTAACCCGATTTGCTTCTGTGTATACAGAGGGAACCTATGACGGTCTGAAACCAGATGGTAGCGGATATCATCACTGGAATAATTATGAAACGTATATGTATGCCTATAATACACTTATTTATTGTCTTGATGTATTTGGTACTACTCGTTTTCAAATAGATGCTCCTGCTTATAAAGTGTTTAGAGATGCTGTTATGCACAAATTATTAATTTCTAATGATGCTGGATGGATACCGTTATCTATGACAGGTAGAAGTGGTAATTGGGAAATGATATCAGTAGATCAAAACTCTATAAAAAAATTAGCTATTGTTGGAGGTAGTATTTTAGGTTTAAATACAGCAGATCCTGTTTTAGCAAGTATCTATAATAAAAGGTATGGAGTGGAGTCTTCTTTTAATTATACTACAATTGCTCTTTTTGATAATGGTTTTTATCAAAATAACCATGCAAGTGCAGGTATATTTAGAACAAAGAATACGGTAATAGTAAATAAAGGATTTAGTAACCAGCTTTGGGGAGCAGAAACCTTTAGTAATAGTAATAGATATGGTAGATACCAGAGTTATGGGGCGATGAATATCGTATATCCAGGAACAGCTAATACAAATGGTTTTGATAATACAAAGTGGAATTGGAATTATAATCCAGGGGCTACTACTAAAGTTTTATCTTGGAGTGATTTAATCGTTCCTTGGCATAGAGTAGATGAATATTCAAGTGAAAGATTTTCGGGATCTTTGCAATATGAATTGCAAAATAAAGAATATCTAAGTGAAGTTTTTGGGAAATTCGGAATGTTTGCTATGAATTTTAAAGAAGCAAATAACACAGGATGGGGAGGTACTCCAACAGGGGCTAATACACATGATACTTCTTTTACCTTTAAGAAATCTTCATTTTTCTTTGATGATCTTATTATTTGTTTAGGTTCTAATATAACTAATAATGATAGTAATAATACGACTGTTACTTCTTTATATCAAAATGTAACATCTCCAAAGAATGTTATTGTAAATAATACTGGATATAATTTAACAGGTGTAACATCAACTTATTCAGGAACCACTGCAAACTGGGTTCTCGATAATTTTAATACAGGATTTTATTTGGTTAATGGAAATAATGATTTAAAAATTCAACGTAAGAATCAACAAACACCATCGCATAATCAAAATAACCCTATGATTTTAAATCCCACTGCGGAAGCAGCTATTGGATTTATTGATCATGGTAAAGCTCCTAGTAATGCCCAATATGAGTATGTAGTGATTCCTAATACGAATGTTTCAGAGATGCAATCTTTAGCTAATTTATTCCAAAATATTAATACGAAGCCTTATACGGTACTAAATAAGGATAGTAAATCGCATATTATTAAGCATACAGCATCAGGAATATATGCTTTTGCTCTTTTGAGGCTAATACACATCTTCCAGGAGGGACAAGTATTATTTCAAATGATCAACCTTGTTTGATAATGTATGGGCCTTTAAATTCTAATTCAGAAATGACATTGAGTTTATCAAATCCCGATTTAGGTCTTCCAGATAAAAGAAGTTTTGATTCATTTAAAGTTCAACCTATCGAAATTACACTTGATGGAGAATGGAATTTATCGATGTCTAATAAAAATATTCAATTAGTATCTTCAAATTCAACTAGTAGTACATTTAGATTTTTAACTAAACAAGGTTTACCTATTGAAGCTACTTTTAAAAAAACGGTAACTTTAACAAGTCCAAGAATTGGTACTTCTTTAAATAATAAAAATTCTACAAAAACTATTTTTGCATACCCTAATCCAACGAGTACTGTTGTACGTGTTGATAATGTTCAAATGAATTTAATGAATACTAAATTATATAATTTGCAAGGGCAAGATTTAACTCATTTAGTTGTAATAAACACAAATACAATTGATATGTCTAACTTGCCTACAGGATCTTATTTGTTAAAAGTAAATAATGATAATATTACAATTTATAAGAAATAGGTAAGATTTTGAATCGTAATGGACTAAAAATCATTTTTTAATTTTACTTTAAATATGATTTTATAGATAAAACTCAAATGAAACGTTAGGAATTTATTACAGCTAAAAATGAATTGGAATCTAAAAAAGTACTCCATTTTTTATCCTCGATGTAGTAAAACTACAGCTGCGAGAAAAAATTTTGGTGCATTTTATCTTTCTGCTCTTTTTCATATTTATTATAAAGTCTATAGCGTAATCTGGGTTAAAATATAAAAGAGAGTGTCTTGAAAGTTAAAAAATCTGTTATTTATCAATCTGATGTAAACAGGAGGAGTTCTATAATTAATATTATGTGATTTTATACTTCTTGTTCAAGTAAGGACTCTTAAGTCTTCAATTTTGGTAGGATGATAAGATTGAGGACTTTTAAGGTACTCCCTTTTACAAATAAAAGTTTTAGT
Coding sequences:
- a CDS encoding polysaccharide lyase family 8 super-sandwich domain-containing protein, giving the protein MTVLFLFSLLRIDAQCLPTFVPDLPLNASDATIKTEIQSIYDKAKNERLAGTQPSTSSLNTAIQLYDNLNIVVNGTTITGNPITDYNRLTFLNTFVDHLKFNPSDTAVIERVNNLIWWVSENLCNKTLSVDTHGYVFKNFSRKGFFCTEYLSTQNKQRILYIMEKEFADWNVFWKPAYNYTTQTTEGVINTDDVYNKLDALIPLIKCFPTEEEQYRYMLTLSRFVTRFASVYTEGTYDGLKPDGSGYHHWNNYETYMYAYNTLIYCLDVFGTTRFQIDAPAYKVFRDAVMHKLLISNDAGWIPLSMTGRSGNWEMISVDQNSIKKLAIVGGSILGLNTADPVLASIYNKRYGVESSFNYTTIALFDNGFYQNNHASAGIFRTKNTVIVNKGFSNQLWGAETFSNSNRYGRYQSYGAMNIVYPGTANTNGFDNTKWNWNYNPGATTKVLSWSDLIVPWHRVDEYSSERFSGSLQYELQNKEYLSEVFGKFGMFAMNFKEANNTGWGGTPTGANTHDTSFTFKKSSFFFDDLIICLGSNITNNDSNNTTVTSLYQNVTSPKNVIVNNTGYNLTGVTSTYSGTTANWVLDNFNTGFYLVNGNNDLKIQRKNQQTPSHNQNNPMILNPTAEAAIGFIDHGKAPSNAQYEYVVIPNTNVSEMQSLANLFQNINTKPYTVLNKDSKSHIIKHTASGIYAFALLRLIHIFQEGQVLFQMINLV
- a CDS encoding T9SS type A sorting domain-containing protein, producing the protein MYGPLNSNSEMTLSLSNPDLGLPDKRSFDSFKVQPIEITLDGEWNLSMSNKNIQLVSSNSTSSTFRFLTKQGLPIEATFKKTVTLTSPRIGTSLNNKNSTKTIFAYPNPTSTVVRVDNVQMNLMNTKLYNLQGQDLTHLVVINTNTIDMSNLPTGSYLLKVNNDNITIYKK